The DNA sequence acatctgtgatcaacaaaAGATTGTCTTCTAGAATGAGATAATTCAAttggctgaaggcttttaaggaagaagagagactctttcactgctccttcagccagtaagcctctccggtggagtttgtccagacccttcatcagagccaccagcttcacagcctgccataggATTTTGGATGCTTCCCCCCAAGGTTTGGTGAgaaatctttataaatctcatatttgcagatctctcctcttggttttgtttctttagagaaccctgattagcacattcaccttcataccaaagccagataaagatactacaagaaaagaaaatagtagaccaatatctcttatcaTTATAGTTACAAAAATCATCTATCAAACTGATTTTgagtcatgcaactaggtgagtgaaccttgaggacattatgttgagtgaaataagccagaaacaaaagaaaaatattgtaagaCCTCAATAATATggctaactataatgagcaaactctgagaattgagcTCAAGAGcagaggttatcaggggatagatcATGgtcagagattgggcaattgatgattaaggagtacagaatgttcaataagaacTATTGTAAagatttctagattgtaagctcttacagcagtcacatatattcctgagttttaattgttatttttaatcatgagatgctgagctctttgagtataacctggtagttccctggaaatttgggtatctgtgtgacatctgaaactcagagttagagttttgcagctctgaaagtcagcattattccatacagcaactgttaaagaagttgaaaaagagatcaatttcaattacagatatgaatgaaacatacttggttaggactaaggtaaatcagaatacagggtaaaggatgatattgactgtattttaaaacttcaacttctgtgtgagactgaagaAAGAGATGCTTattaggtaaaaagaaaaaatatatatattctgtaacacactatctaatttgaCCTGTATtgtcagttcatttaaacaacataattacatggaatcttgaataggaaatgagatcttgttattttgtacaggttaatgtaatgccccgatacaccccagagtattttggggagaaaataaaaaaaattttttcaaagtcCCCTCaatggcatcatgggattaaaaaagccttcttgaccaaaaaggggaaaagaaattaaactaaatacttttcaatggctaagagatttcaaatagagttgagagatcattctgggggttattctcatgcattatatagatattccctctTGGTTTCTAGTATATtcgaatagctagaaggaaatatctgaaattattgaactttaatcaagtagccttgattcttgttgatgactgtataactacatacTTTTTACCATGTGACCGtagattgtgaaaaccctgtgactgacagtccctttatccagtgaataggcagatgagtaagaagataaaaagcaaaaaaataaagaaagaatggggATGGGGGGAAGAAGTatggatgttttgagtgttcttttttatttttatattttcaaactaatgaaaatgttctaaaattgattgtgatgaatgaacaactatatgatgatactgtgagctattaattgtatattttggatgattatagggtatatgaatatatatcaataaagttgTATTAAAAAAGATATTGTGGAATCTGACGAAAAATActatagaatccagcagcacattaaaaagaattatacgtcATGATAAAGTGGGATTTGATTTACCCTCCAgtttgcaagggtggttcaacataagaaaatcagtttatGTAATGACACTACATTATCAGAATGAAGGACAAAAACGAAAAATCATcccagttgatgcagaaaagacatttgacaaaatccagcaacttaaaattcttcaacaaaaagacaagccacctattttaaaaagtgggcaaatgacctgaatagacatctctctaaagaagatatacgaATGGCCAGAGAGCACATGAATAGATAATTAAAATCATTAGCCcatagggaaatgtaaatcaaaactacaatgagataccatttcatacccactaaaatggctactattaaaaaaacacaaaattacaagtattgaagagaatgtggagaaataagaacattcattcattgttgctAACAATTCAAAATGGCGCAtttgctatggaagacagtttggcagttggGCAGAAATTAgatatggaattaccatatgagaATTTTTTAGCCTACACgtttatagttttgaggctgtgaaaatgtccaaatccaagCATCATCAAGGCTgcgctttcttcctgaaaacctgctgctggcaatcctggactcctctgtcacatagcaaggcacatggccatgccTACTGTCTCTCTTTcaggtttcattgccttcagtttcctgcttctgtgactttctctctctttgtcagaatttcattctaaGTCACTCCAATAAGAGATTAAGACTTATCCTGGGCCATTCATTAACTGTAGTAACCTCatgaaaaggtcctacttacagcaGGTTTACACTCACAGGAGTCTTCCATagcacatgcacactcacatgggttagctttaagaacattattttctggggatcatacagcttcaaaccatgacGGGGATACACAATAAGTTTCCAGGAATACAATTCTCAATATTAGCCTCAGGTTAGTGCTGGAATTTGCATTGTGGAATTTTATAGGAAAGCATAAAACAACGTATTTTCCAGCCATGTTTTCTCTTGAACTCTTTAGGCAAAAATCACTACATTCCTAGAATGTGATCTCTTTCACTATTGACATCTTCAGGCAGCAGTGTGACCCAATGCATTCTCAAGTCCTGTATAAATAAGGAATTGCTGTTATGCCTCCACATGAGCACTTACCTGTTCTTCAGTGATCCTTCTGCTAAGCCTGATTACCACCATCTTCTTCTTCCCCTAAAATTTACCTGGTTTCTGAATCATATTTCTAATAACCAATCAGTCCAGATGCTCCTATAGTGGCACCTCTGCGATATGAATCATTTTCTGGCCTCTAGCTAGAGCCCAGCTTTCAAACGTAAAGAGTAGGGAAAGGGTAGTCCAATGGGTAAGGTATGGGGCAAAAATGCAGGGACATCATGCAAATCACATGCTAAATCAAAATATTACTGAAAACAGCAACAATTCTACCCACTAGTATCCCTTTGGATCTTGTCAGGAATGAGTCTTTGCCAGAAGATACGGTTTCATGACGTTAGGAGGGAGAATGGATGAAGAGGACCAACTCAGTCTTCTTTACCTGGCAAGTCTTTTCTCACTCGAAGGATCTGGGAAGGCTGTGTTCAGAGTAGGAGAAAGGCATGAGACACGACCAATTACTCTGGATTTAGCCACAAGCAGGACTGCCCCTTGTGTGTGCATGGCCTtggacaaatattttttttggtgggggagttATCTATATaaacaattcaattttaaaatgcattaaaaattcaTGGGCTAAGTGAAACATAGTAATTTATTAATGAAGATTTAGAATAATGGGCAGAAAAAAGATACTTATGTATTTAATTATTGTCCAATCAATGCACATGCAAATTCTTCATAGTGTTCGGACACCATCTCTTCTTGTTCAGCTTTAGGAACCATTTGTTCATGTTCTTTATTGTCAAATGTGCCGTTCTTGGAAAATTTCATGTCTATCACAAGAAAAGGGTAAAAACAATGCCATGGTTCTTCAGAAACTGTCTGGATTGAAGCAATAGAGATCTTCCTGTCTCTGCAGTTCTCTAATGCCACTTATTTAATGTGGTTACATCATTACTCATAATGCTGAATCATCTGCTGAGCTGCCTGTGAATACTGTCTTCCAGTGATTCTCATGAAGGTTGTTAATTTAGATTGCTGATGAGAACAGCAATTGCAAATCTCACCAAGAGTGtgtaagaaaaatatgaataattcaTTTTCTAGTCATGTGGAATTTTATAGGGAAACATAAAACAACACCTCTTCCAACCATGTTTTCTCTTGAACTCTTTAGGCCATAACCACTACATTCCTAAAATGTCACTTCTGTCACTATTGACTGCACGCTTGCCTTTCACATACTGCCACCAGCTGGGAGGATAAGGCAAGGGGCCCATGCAGAAAGTGAAAAAGAGCAGCCCCATTCCTGTAAAGAATGAGTATCCTTTGTCTTGCACCCAGGAGACCAGGGTGATCATCACCCATCAATCAGTGACAAGAGAGGACATTGATCAGAAGTGCCCACTGGTATCACAGGGTAAAGGTCTCAAAAGGCCTTAGAGGAGACAAGCACAGCCACTTCTACACCCTGCAGGTTGTGGAGCCTACAAAAAAGGTGGATGACCACCATGCATATTTGCAATGGAGGACCCAGGGTAAGGGACATGAGCTGTTACCTCTGCCACCCTCAAGTGTTATAGACCAGAAGCAGCACAGCAATAAGAACCTGGACAGGTGAACTCTTCCCACACATGAAGCTCAAGTCCAATGGTTAATAGTGACCCTTTGTAGCCCAGAGCCCTGAATTCATCCTGTATTTCATGTCTTTGAGTCACCCAAAATCAGTATGCCAGCACCATTCTGGTGGCCCACTCCTACATGATCCCTCACACAAAAATACCACACTGGCCTGCAGGAGTGATCCACTCACCAGGCTACCCTCTGGGAATGAGGGGCCCTGAGATACCACCATGGGTGGTACAGAGTGTTCTGAAGACAATATTTGAGTAGCCTGCAAAGAGTAGAGGAGACGTTCTTCAACTTCGGTTCCTTCATGTCAGCCACTTCTATGCAATTCAATGTTACATTATGCAATAGGCAGAGTGAGGATGCAAAGCAGGGTCAGGGGGAGATGGAGAACATTACAAGAGTGtgaatgagaatgaaagagagattGAGTTTGAAAAATgtgatatttcatattttaaaaaggattaatGTAATCATTCTGGTAAATATCCTGGTATATCCAATATAATACCATCTCCTCACAGGGACTAAATAAAACCAAATACATAACAGCATCTAGTAGAATGCCTGGGACTCATTGATGGTTTCCTTTCTCCTTATCTTAGAAAGAAAGGAATTCACATTGAGTTCTCTGAAACAGAAATTGAGTAACTGAGCACTTTTATTTGACCAGAACCAGAAAACTTCTTGGCCTCTCAAATGATCCCATGATTCATTGAAGTCATTATAACATTTCTGGGAAGGTGTTAGGTAATCAATAAGCATGTAATCATTGATCAAGAAATGTGTTGATGAAGAATATAAGAGAAACATAACTTGGTTCTTTCCACCAAGATACTTATAGCCTGACTAGGgtcatatatttaataattaagtTATTTAAGGGTTAGTAAATAATATATGTAGGCCAACAATCCCTTCCCTGAAATGTTTTGGAACCAATGCATTttggatttcagaattttttaggtattaaaagttaatattatatatatgtatcatatattACTTAAAAACCTTAGAAGAGCCTGTCAGGGAAAGTACTCATAATCGAGCACATGAGGGcataaataaagataataaataacaTGATATCAATTCAGTAAGGCTTAGTATCTAAATAAGTTTCGGAGCcacttctaaataaatatttcagttttcaaattttctggGATTTATGAAGTGAGGATAAGGAATTGTGGATCTGTTATTTATGGGCCAAAGCATGTATATACAAGAAGTGCAAAGAGAGAGCTACACTGAAGCTGAAAGAACTGgggaaagcttcatgaaagagaGAGAATTGGGTTGTAATGAGTTAGTTTCCTGTAGCTGGTGGGCAAAGGGTCCCTCCAATACTTTGCCACCATGTCACATCTCCGACGGAAGCTGTGTTTTCCTTTACCAGCCACTAGGTGCCCCCAGAGTATTCTGAAAATTGTTTTTCTGGGCTTGTCTCCACAGTTAGATAAAAGCCAGATGAACAAAATTTGTCCAAAGTGAAGactggaagagggaggcaggcaTACTCATCATACAGTGTGGAAACTCTTAGGGAAAAAAACTGATGGGAGTACATGAGAGTCTGAAGCCTCATCTGTGAATGAAAGAATATAGATTTCAATTCCTTGCTAACTACAGCCTCTTAATAATTCATGCCATACAATGGGTTCTTTGACTTTTGGTTAAAATACAGTCACACTTGGAACTCTTTCACATGCCACTCATTCCTAATGCCCTGGGTTTACCTACCAGCAACTTACTCACTTTGTTGATTTTCCCTGATGcctagttttctttcttcccctcccaCTTCTCCTTTTCTTGCTTGCCTTAGATAAGGCTGTTTCCTTTGACAGAAATTCCTCTCAGGAGTAGGAATCTGCCTAGGCCCGTTCCTCACCTCCACCCATTTCTCCACCCCATCTCCAAAAGATCAGGACACCCTGCAGATGCTGATAAACTTCCTGCCCAACAGCATTAATCCTAGGCAGTCATAGCCAGGAGAGTGACTCAGAGGTGTAAAGGAAAATGTTGAGTCAACAGAGTTTGGAAGAACTCTGGAAGCAACACATTCAATGGTTGCCGGCCTGCAAAAACAGGAACAGTGAAAGAAAGTGTAGAATATATaaatgaggaaagagagaaggaaagtaaaAGCCAGGTTAGGGTAAGCCAAACCTTCTCTTCCCTCCACTGTCACATTTATGTATGCCCCTGATTCTTGGGTGTACCATTGTATAGGAGgatgaaacagagaaaaattccAGGGAAAGCAAATCTCAAAGTCGAGTCAAAGGGGGACTCTTTTCAGCCATTTTCTCACATTCCCCTGCTGTAGGATGTCTCACTACACTATTTCTTCACAGACCTGAATTCAGAGGAAATATGCTGAGGTTAGGCATCTGCATACTCTAGTCATTCAACTCGTAAATTTATTTCCTCCCCTAGTAGACCCAATCCCTTCCCTGCAGATATTGTTCTTTTGCCAGCTTCCTTATTCTTCAGAACCCTGACAAACATCAAAGGGGAAGAAGAGGTGCTGACTAAAAATATGACTTCCTTTGATCCCATTACTTCCATATCTATTGAGCACATAATATGAGCACTATTCTGAGTTCTGAACCTAATTTGGAAAAATGACTCTCTGCTGCCTTACTGTCACAATTCACCCTCCCTCCAACTTCTTATACCAGAGCTCTTTGATCATCTCCTGCCTACTTAGCATAGAATAATTGACCCTATTATTCTGGTTCAtattaattatttcaattatttcaatTAATTTCAAATAACCAGGGAAAGTGAAGGTAGGgtccaaaaagaagaagaaaaggaaaacaggacagagagaaaaaagaaacaaaggaataaagagaGGCAGGCAGTAGAAGATGAGAGGAAAGCaaaagggcagagagaaaaagaagccaaGAGCACAAAAAGGACAAAGTTGAGGGGCTAGGGGAGGAgcacagaagagaaaaggaggatgATATAGAAGAAAAGATTACCAGAGGACAGGGTGAGGGGAGACAATAAAGACAAATAATGCACTTATATAAAACTATGGCTAGGACTCAGACTAGGTGCTCAGAGAAGGTCATTCAATGCAGTGCTATCAACAACACACAACTGACAAGGGATAGAGAGGAGAGAACTTGCAATTtaaaaacagcagcaacaacaaaacacttAAACCATCCTTGAAGCAAAGGAGAACTGGTAAGTACCTGGATCCATGCCTTTGGGAAGAAGCAAGAGAAGACCAATGTACCACTGGCACTCCTAGGAATGAGTTGTTTACTCACTTGTGGGTAATGAATAaattttttgcctgaaaaaagAGCATGTGTCCTTCTGTTTGTACTAGAGGTAAGAGGTGTCCACTGGGTTAAGAAAAGAGGAGTGCTGCCCTTGCTCCAACACATGTTTGTAGTCTGTACTACCACAGTACCTTAAGAACAGATCCCAAGCCTGGATCCCTATATTTTTCCAAGCTCAGAAAGAGAAATCTGACACACAGGGTTCTCCAGTTGTAGCCACAGATAGAGTCACTTTAATAGCATCCACAGCAGAGATGTGCAGTTAGACAAAGCACAGGAGGTCTTTATGTTTGCACTAAAAGATCAGAACAGGGCACTGAAGAAGGACATGGGTAATGGAGGCATCAATTCTTCCAGTCCACATCCAAAGACCAGGAAACAGACTGATGACCAAGACCATGTCAGGAGCCAGAACAGCTCTTCGCTGTCTCTTTTCAGGGCAAGGACCAGGAGAAATGGAGAACCTAGAGAGATTGAACATCAGGACCCTATTTTCACACCTCTAATCTCAGGGACAAAACTCAAGTGGATTGACTCCTAGGACACAGAGGGATTCTATTTTCAGGGCACAGTGATAAAGCATAGTCCAGCCCCTCTTCCTAGGGCCACCTCTACAGTACACCTAAGAGGAGGAGAGGCAAGATGGATAAGGGGAagtggaaaaggaagaggagaaataggATGATTTCCTTCACTGTTAAGGGGTTAATTGGAACTTCATATCATTACAGGTCATAATAATGaacttttccaaaatgaaagttATGTAGTTGCAGTAAGGAGTGATCTGGCCTGGTTTGGACAATTTGCAGAGTGTCAAATCAAAAGGGCGGGAGCTTTTGTGACATTTGCCTCCCTTGAGTTCACAGACAAAGGCAGGACTGTTACAGACAGATTTGACTGTGTCTGGATCCTCATGGATGAACATATAATGGGCTATGCAGGTATGGTTGTGCTCCTTCATCTTGTCTGCCATCATGGTATTGCATTCTCTGGAGGTCAGGTCAAGCCTAAGGTCATCTTTGTTGTTCTGAGAGAGAGTCTCAACTCTGAGCATCTTGCTCCCAACCTCATCTATGTTGGGGACCGTTTCTTCTGGCCAGTCAATTTGGGCCACTCCTGTGTCACTGAGCACCAGGGCGTCTGCAGTTCGGACACCTACTCCTTCCTCGGTGGCTTTAGCCTTGTCCTCTGAGTCACTGGACCAAAACTCATTCAATGAATGGTCACTGTCTTCCAGGACTGCTGCGGCCATGCgaagccccaggcccaggcccatccccagacccagcagcagcagcagcatcacaaAAAAGATCTGCACTAGAGTCAGCTTCATTTTTCctggaggggaggaggaagaTGGAAGacgaatttgaaataaaaattggcTCCAATAAAGAACTTAGAATTCCCTGAGCCTCAGGAACTAGTCCCTGGGAGTGTCACTTCTCCTTTCACCTACACCACTCCTGTTGTGGAAGagatcctttctctttcttttcccatttttcttgtcCCTCACAGCCAGTCTTTCTTGCTGCACAATAAGGTGTAAATCTTACAGAGCAGGAAGATGACCAGGGGGAGCATTTCTGAAACTGGGACCAGGAAAGTTGACCCCAATTCACTCTTAAACAGAAATGAGTTCCAAATAACCAAAGAGAAAGGTCAAGAAAACAAGTACAGTGTCACCCTCTCCATGAAAGAAATTCTTGTAGAAAGCCATATTCTCCATGAAGGACTAAAATTCCCATAAAAGGCTATCTGTTTATTCTTACTCTAAATTTACTTTTGGTCATCCCAATATCTATTACTCTCCTTGTTAACTACTCTCCTTCCAAAATatcaaaaagaatagaaaaggtgTCATTGTCTGTTCTCACTTTTATACTAAGCCTAGGGGAAAGTTTCACATC is a window from the Tamandua tetradactyla isolate mTamTet1 chromosome 14, mTamTet1.pri, whole genome shotgun sequence genome containing:
- the RNASE10 gene encoding inactive ribonuclease-like protein 10; its protein translation is MKLTLVQIFFVMLLLLLGLGMGLGLGLRMAAAVLEDSDHSLNEFWSSDSEDKAKATEEGVGVRTADALVLSDTGVAQIDWPEETVPNIDEVGSKMLRVETLSQNNKDDLRLDLTSRECNTMMADKMKEHNHTCIAHYMFIHEDPDTVKSVCNSPAFVCELKGGKCHKSSRPFDLTLCKLSKPGQITPYCNYITFILEKFIIMTCNDMKFQLTP